The window AGCTAGTCCTGGTGACCAACAACTATAAGGGACAAGGCTGTCAGAGGGCAGGCCACCCTGCCTAGTCAACCCAGCTCCTGAGCCTACCTGGGCCCCAGCTCATCTTCACAGCGCCAGGTGAACTCCCCAAAGCTCTCGTAGTGCTGGTTGTAGTGGTAAAGGACCCGGTGGAGGCTGGGGGAGCCCAGGTCCAGCAGAGTGTTGTAGGCTGTCTGCTGCTCCTTGCCGCTCGTGTAGCCATTGAAGAGGTTGTAGATCTTGTCTGCTATTTCTAAGCAAAAGGACAGGGGTTACTCAGTGGGGTGTCAGGAAAGGAATGAATAAAGCCCACCAGGCTAAAGTTCAGCTCTAGGGAAACCAAGACAGAATCAAGATTTGTCCCCTGAGTCATGATTCACATCATATCAAGACTCCTCCTCCCAGAGGAGGAGTAACAGAATAGGTGGCATTCCCTGGACTCAGTCCAGGTTAGCTTCCTGTCATTTAGTCTaattagggaaagaaatggGTGGTGCCATTAGGTACTGTTAGTGAAATTTATTCATGTCTGTTTTCAGAGAGGATGTGTCCTTCCTGCAACTCTCCACCCCGGCCCTCCACACTGCGTGGCAGCTCCTGGGCCACCATGGGTGAAGGAGATGTTACAGCCAGGACATAAAATGACTGCAGGAATGTACTGGAAGGGGGAAGTCCCTGCTGCTGGTCCCAGTCATCAcagtccagcagctccctccatCTCACCTTGAGCTTTCACATCATCTACCACAGGGCAAGGGGTCTTGACTGTCACATCACTGGACCTGGAACGCCTTCCTGTGTTGTCAACTCCCCAGAGTGTGAACCTGtatgagaagggaaaaaaattaagctcTGGACTCCCAAGATCTCATGGAAATACAAGCAGCATGAGGCAGGATCACCATGGTCAGGGTGatggcactgccatgggcatggaGTGGGGGAGAAGACTCACATGTAGGTGGTGTCAGGTTCCAGGCAGCGAATGATGAGGGAGATGGTGGAGGAGAGTTTGTCAGGCACTTGGGCTGGCATGGCACAGGGGGACTTGGCTCCAGAGATGATGTCATCCACAAAGCTCAGCACCGTCTCtagggagagaggggaggatgTGCCACAGGCAATGACAGGGGTGTTCCTGGGCCTATGGAGAGCCACCATGGTCTGTGCCCACTGTGCTTGCATGGTGCTGAAGGGCTCCAAGGCTCATGCCTTGGTGGGTGCAGAGATGGACCCATTGCTTTTCCAGCAGGGCTCATCACCATGGCATGGAGATGCCACTTaagcagctgggtgggcagaACAAGGCAGACTTCACAGGATGCTGGATATGTTGTAGCATCCCCTTGCAAAGAGGCTCTCCTTGAACATGTCCATCCCACTCTCCCCAGGGAGAGTCAGTGAAGTCTCCACTCACCTGTCTCCACCTTGGAGTGGTCCATTCTGTCAGTGACTTTCTCTTGACGGAGGAGGTAGTCAACAATCTGCACCCCGATGGGAGGCTCCGAGTGCCCCCACTCCAGAACCACCAGTGTGCTGCTGGGCTCATGAATGGTGGAGAGATGCAGGCTGGGGGACAAAGATTGTCATCTTTGCGTTACTCTCTCACAACAGAAGGGATTCAAAGCTATTAACCTGTGGGAGACAGCAACCTCAGGACAGAAGTGACTCCTCCTGCCCTACACCTCCTGGCTCTGGGAATGCCTGTCCAAAGCACTCCTTCCCTAGGGTTGCTCTACAAGTATGGACCCACAACCAGCTCCCCAGTCCTCAGCTGAATTTTGAAAAGGCACTGCAGCTCTGTACTCTCTGCCTCATTTCCAGATCAACCACCAGTTGCAAACCTGTCCCATAAAGCCACCCAGCCCCACCACGTTGTTGGCCATCACCACCTCCTCACAGACCCATCATACCAAGAAGCCAGGCTGGGCACGTGTGGAGACCTACATGGGGTGCGGGAGAGGTGCACAGGTGGGCAGCCCGTCAGCCCCGAAGGCACTCGAGTCACAGCGGCACCAGTCCTCGATGACGTCCCCACTGCCTGAGCACCACAGCATGCTCATGGTGGCCTCCTGCAagagctgggagagaggagaaagggtTGAGCACTGGGCAAGTGACCTCCTATCACCACTTGAACAAGTCTTCATCCATCCCCTGGTGGGTTCAGCACAGTACATCCACCCTGGAGAGCAGGACTGGCCAACGGGCAAGGGCTGCCATGGCTTGACATGATGCTCTCAGGGCAAACTGCCTTCAAAGACCACCACAATTCTGTCCCGACACCCACCATGCCCACCCCACCACGCCCAGCATGTGACTCCTCACCCGCTGGGTCTGGTTGTTGGTGACCAGCTCGTAGAGAGGGGCTGCTTTGGTGACCTCCAGCAGGACAGGCTCGGCTGGCACGTCGGGGCTGGAGGCGACGTGGCAgagtgggcaggaggaggggcagCGCCCGCGGCTCTGGCACTCCATCCGCACGCCGGCTGCCATGCGCTTGGTGCCCGACTCGGACAGGCTGGCGATGTACTCGGGGAAGGTGAGCACCTTGGGGTCCCGCTCGTGCTCCTCTGACTCGTCTGACGGGGAGTTCCCTGtggaaggaggaaaacagggGCACCAGGGTGGGCTCCAAGCCACTGATAAAGGAATGTGAGGGGGTAGAGCTCTGCCTTCCGGCCAGGAGAGAGGCAGCACTGCCCATAAATCCCTGTATCcttaaaagctgttttctctgTAGGGATGAAATGCTCACTGGTCTTCAGAGGAGGAATTAGGACTGAAAAGTCCACCCTGGTCTCTGCCATTGAAGGTCTTTTGGTCTCCCCGTGCCTCAGCTCTTCCAGCCTCATCCCTTCAGCCTGCACTGGGAAGGTGTTGTGACAGACCACCCTTGCAGCAGGTCCCCACGAGAGGGAGCCTCCTTCATGCAGCTGGAGACTTGTAAAGGAGCTGCCTGGGCACCTTCACCCCACGCTGACTCCCTGACAAAGCCCCTgccaaaccactcccccacaAAAACCCTCCTGGCCCAATAGCCGATTTCTTCACTCATCTCCCTCGGGCCCCAAGGATCCCCACAAAAGCTGATGTGATGGGGCATGTTGGAGACCAGCAAGGATGAGTGTCAGATCAGGGTGCACAGCAACGATGCTGACCTGATTCAggtctgcaggcagcagcactgaagaGCTCAGAGTGAGCAGGGAAGACTTGCCAATGCCTCACGATGCCCAGAAAGTTCCCGAGATGGATACAAACCTACCAAGCgcctctgcagcccctccacaCCTCCTACACTTGGTCCCCACACAGGCAAATGGAGAAGGGAAGCAGGTCCCACCCTGCCAACCCTGAGGTTACCCTGCAATGCAACaggctcagaaaaaaaaattgcagcagGAAAGCATTGCCATGGTTTatgcttttcccagctccacacAAAGATGCCTGACACTGGATGCCACTGTGTTCCCAACACACAGGGCAGCAAGCCAGACCCTGCATTCATGTGGGCTTTTCTCCAGCATTCCCATGGCAGGAAATATTTTGGCACAAGGGGAAAATTCTTGGCACAGAAGTCAAGAAGGCAGGATCTGTCCatcactgctgtgccccaggtAGCATTGTCCTGCCACAGCAAGCCTTGCTGCACTTGGAAACAGCACTTCTCACCCAAATTTCCTGCTAAAGGATTTCCTTGGCTTTACATAGAAGAGGGGCCTAGAGGGACCAGTGAGGATGGTCAGCGGGGTTGGAGGAAGCCGAAGGGTGCTCAGACAAAGCTTCCCTTGAAGCAGGCTCAGGCTGTTGCTGGTGATGGCTTGGTACAGGCTGGCTGTTGTGGGAAGTCATCATGGAGCACATCCATGGCTCAGCAGGAAAATCTTCCTGCAAGGATTTGCAGAGAAATGGGCCAATGCTAGCCCATCGTTTAGacttctgcaaagaaaacaaggcttttaaacaaaactgggaTACAAAAGTGTtgctctgctcccccagcaaGCTGGAGATGGATCACTTTGGGCTGGCTGTGAATTGCAGCTTAGCAGGCGctgagggaaagcagaggagcCAGGGAATGATTTGTCTCTTGCAATTTCTCAATCGATATCCAGCTCCTGACGTttgcaaacaaaaagcaaagggGGGAAAGTGGCAGGTGCCAGAGTGAAACCGAAATGTGATATTGTGGGTGGAAAAAGACTGCCAGACCTGAAAAGCCTCCAAGCACGAAAATCAAAGAGGAGGAAATTGCAGgagtaaaaaaggaaaaagaagtacTTGCAATCAAAAGATGCTACATCTGGAGACAGCCCACAGCAAAACAGCAATGGGTCTGTACTCTTTCAGGTGGGCTTGGAAAGACATCCAGGCTCCAGGAGGTCTGAGCCCACAGGATAAAGGCTCAGGTTTTGAAAGAATCCCTTCCTACACaagagccctgggcaggaaaCAAATGTCTCCACggctggggcacagcaaggGCAGCACCGTAGGCTGGTGCCAGTACTGAGAACCAGGAAGCTTCGTGATGGAAATGATGTTTTGGTCACGGTGCCTGTGAATTCCAAGCTTCCACTGCCCAcaccccagagctcctgtgCAGGGGCAGCAAACCAAGGTCAcctaaaaagcagcagctctgctcagtaTTCCCTGTGTCCAGGTTTGGGAGCTGGCTCTTGTTTGCTGCCCAGGCTTGGATGTTGCAACACAatgtccccagcacaggcagcaaaacACCTGCAGGCAGCTTTGCTAAGGCCAGTGcaagagatcacagaatcctagaatggtttgagttggattATCtcgttccaacctccctgccatgcgcagggagaccttccactagaccaggttgccaTGGCCTGGGGACAGATGGCAGCAGGCAGGCATTAGGCTGCCTAAGGTTTTGTAAGGCTGGCATCCAAACCAGCCATCACCCCTTCCATTGGGGATCCACCACAGCTCACTGcagtgagggcacagggggggATGCAGCAGTGCCAGATCCCCCCTGCACCACGAGGAACATCCCAGTTTCTAGTTGGTTTCCAGGCATTAAAAGCACAGCACTGACAGCCTCAGAGAAGGAAACacatgaaagggagaaaagccTGGCCGTGGGATACAagtggaagagagaaaatatggcagagacaaaaggaaggaagaaacagGATTAAAGACAAATAACAGTTAAGTCCAGAATCAGGCAGGATGGCTTGGTAGGATTAGTGCACTTGTCTTTCATCTCCCTGGGGATGGAGGTATTGATCTCTCTTTCTGGCCCAGACCAATGCCTGCTGCAGTCCACAGGAGTCCTTTGCCTGCCTTCCAAGGGTGTGAGAGCAGGGTGTAAACAAcaggatgagatgggatgggtgTTTTCCTTGCTATGCCAAAAGCAAACCCAGCTTCCCACTCCCATGGGCTGGTTGTGGAGATCCTTCCTGCGGACAAGTAGGGCTCCTACCTTTGCTGATGTCCTCATACTCCAGCCAGAGCTGCCGCTGGACCTGCTTGTTGGGATACCAGATGGAGCAGGACTCCTCAAAGCCATACACTGCCTCCTGGATGTAGTGGTTGCCAAACTGGTCCAGCAGTGCCACGAAATCTCCACGGGAAGTGGCCCCATCCAGAGAGTGGAGGGCATTGCTGaaggctgggaaggagaagagatGGAGGAGATGCTCAGAACCCGGAGTCTGCTCAGCTGTCCTTGCCAACTCCCTACACACTTGCAATGGGCAACCAACATCTGAGCCCATCACCTGCCAACAAAAGGCTATATATTCTCTTGCCCCTTTTCCCCTATTCCCCCATCCCCAAATGCTTACACTGGGAGATGGTCATCTGGTTGAGCCGGACGTGGTACATGACAGACTGCACcttccagtgctgcaggagggggTACCCAGACACCTCGCTGAAGTTCACCATCCCTGCCGGAGAAAGGACACGAGggctcagtgccacagcccagggatgcCTCCCCACAGGGATGgctgcagcccttcctgcctggGGCAATGCAGCCAGGAAGGTGGGAAgaagccagggaaaaggggttGTGCACACACCATGTCCCCCCAGGGAGGTATTCAGAGCTGAGggtcagctgtgccccagcaatTAAAATGATGGCTTTGAAGGAAAACACGTAGGCTCGTTTCATGCTGCCGTCCTGGGGCTCTGCCTGGGCAGATAACGAGCCTCCTCCTGCATCCCCTTCTGCTTCCTTCCCAGTGCCCGCTCCCAAGACATGCCCAGGTGTGCTAATGATTTCACTAATGAGAGCTGCGCTTTTTAATGAGCTGTTTGCAGGCCTAGGAACGGTCACCGTCACGCCACATGTGCCCAAGTGCAACCAGCCAAGAGGCCCTGAGTCCCCTTTGACTGGGACTGAGATGAGTGGACACAGCAAGTTGATGCTGATGTTCCCTCAGGACATTACAGCAGTTCTGGGGCTAAGCAGGACCCAGGGTTTGTCCTTCTCCAGGCAAAGACATCTTATTCTTCAGCTGTTTAACTGTGAGTTACAGAAGTCAGAAATTCATGGAGACCAGAGCTGGGTGGTCACTTACTCCTGCCCAAGACACATGGCAGCTCAGCTTCCatgagcagaggggcagagaggcCACCAAGCCTTGGACAAAGGCCCAGAAAAGGAAGTGAAGGGTGCTCATGGCTGTGATTCTGGTGACCTTGCTGTGGCACACCAGGATGCTGGGACACAGCCACCGCCTCTCTCGCAGCTCTGCTGCCGCACAGCCAACACGTCACGCCTCCGCttggcagcaaagcagcaaactCTGCTGCTAAACAGGCACCCAGCAGGAGTTCAGGAGGATAACGGTGGGCATCCCCCCCTCTAACAAGAACTGAAGGCGGAGAATAAGCAGGATAAGATCCTTTGCCTTCCAGCGCCTCTCTCTCCTCGGTGCTGGCTGCTCCCGACAGCTTCAAAGCCTTGCTCTTCCCTGCAAAGTGTTTATGAGAAAACAGCCCTTCCTtactcagcagctctgcctcttgTGTATTCACAGCGATATCCAGATCTGCTTCTGACAAGCAGagaatattttacttcttttccctttttttcttttttttttttgccttaatcagccacagagccagcagagcagtgggaaATGAATAGGATAATTTACTGGCTTCTGCCTTCCCAGCATAATTGCCACGAAGTCCTGGTCCACCGACACAGCTGTGATGCTGGCACAGTGGTGGCAGTGTCTTCCTTACATCCATGTTACCATGTCACAGGCAGGAGAACCCCACTGGAATGCAGGTgtcctccagcacctccaagCAGAACTGAGCATCTCCATGGAAGCAGGAGTGATCCACCAACACAGCTCTCTTGGGGTAGCTCAGCCCCCAAAACCCACTGGCACCTTCCTCCCTGCCTGAatctgcctgcacacacacctaCACTGCCAGGCACTCTGTCAGCACAACCAGCATCTATCACACACTGGGTGAAGTCCATGGGTGCTCTCCAAAATCTTCCTGGAAGCTCTGCCAAACAAACAAGGTCTCATATGAGCCAGAACACGTCATTAGCCACATCTCTTGTTTAGTAGTTACTTGATGTCCTGGGCCACTTCagccaacaaaaacaaacaccaagaAAAAGGCTATTTAGGATTTCTGGTCACTTGGTGGAAGACAGTTAAATCCTTGAAAGCAGTCTAGGAATGTGTGATAACTCTTTTGCTCATGGCCCACCATGCTCTGGCAGAGCAAACCAAAACCCTTTGGTTTAGTGGGGGCAGATTTTGAATGCTTTGTTATGTTGGCaaagaaatcaaattaaagGTAGCTGGAAAACTTTTTTTgccttggagaaaaaaagaaaaatttcctcTGGCAAATGCCCCAAATATTCAATGGATGGTTGAGCTTTTACACCATGCCACTAATTTACAGGCTTTGcctctcctttatttttaatgccttCCTTTtaccactgctgctgctgcagttaaGTGGAGGATGCTAAAGCTAGATGAGATATAACCCCTCCTGGGAGGTTTAGGTGCTGAAGCTGGGCATGCTGGCAGATGGGAGAGGTGTGGGTCTGGCTGGACTCACTCACCAGTGAGGAACTCAGGGTCAGGTGTGGGGTCAGAGAGCTCCTCTTGGCACTGGTTCTCCAAGGGCACTGTGGCCACCACCAGCCcatctggcagctgctgctccaggcctCGGGCAAAGTTGTTCTGCCTGGAAGTTAATTGCAGAGAGGAGGGCAGGGTTGGAGGACAGGAGAAATGCCTGGGATCATCCCTGCTAGCTGGTGATCCAACCCAGAAAATCACCTGGCACCAAGCCTTTCCTTTGAGAACAGATCACAAAGATGACTACTCTTGACGAAAACCAACTTACCTGAATGTCCCTTTGAGCACCTGCCCTGGTGCCACCTCCTTGGAGTGGTTGTTGTAGCCATAGAAGATCTCCCCGAAGAGCGTCTGGTTCATGGGCAGCTCGCGGGGCTCCCCACAGTCCCCCCCCTCAGGGCACGACTCCGAGATGAGCTGGCACGACCGCCCGTCTGTGCCCAGCTTGTAGTCCTCAATGCACCTGGGAAGCCGGCACAGGTCCCACCATCAGCTGCAGCCCCCAGTAGTGGGGGTGGCCATGAGGGCACCCCAGAAGAGACCTTGGGAACAGAGGAGACCCCCTCCATCCCAACCCTAGGAGTtcagggtggcagcagcaatGCTGCAAGGCACCTTGGGGGTGCTGGGTCACTCACCCACAGAACATGAGGATGTTGTAGAGCAGGGGGTCTTCGGGCAGGGGCACCatctgctgcaggcacagctgctcaCAGCCCCCGTTGAAGCCATCAGAGCAGTCCACGCCAACGTGACGGTCATAGCAGCCTGTGCCATCCTTCATGGGGCTCAGTCCCGTTGGGCACTGGCAGGGGTGGGGGAAGCAAGAGGTGAAACCCCCAGAGAAGAAATCTGGCCCTGGGGCTGAGATGCAGGGGAGAACTCCAGTTGCTCTCCAATGGAAATTGCAGCACGAGCAGTGCCCAGAGCTTGtgagacaggcagcagcaacaCCATCCACAGCTGCAGATACTCCTCCTTcaccttgcagccctggggagtgGGAGTCCCCTAAGCCACCCCCCACCCACGTATGTGCTGGCATCAACCCCACTCACCAGCACCCAGCTACAGTGATCACCAAGGCAATGCTGCCCTGTCCAAACCCACTGGCTGCCCCACACTCACAGCCTCTCCACCCCAATGCCCAGCTCTGATGGCATCACAGATGGGCATCTCAGCCCTACAGAGCTCTCTGTTAAtggggcagagcagctttgATGGTGACAGGGACCTCCCAGAGAGCCAACAAGGAGATAGACTCTCACTCCCTTGTCCATGCATGCAGTGACAAAGGAGATGCCGGCCCAAAACCATCTTCTTGTTACGAAATCAACCCCAAAATATCCACCCAAAGCAACGGTAAGGGAGGTAGGATTCCCTTTCTGCCCTTCCCCTCCTTGCTCACACCAAAGGAGATTCACAGGTCCCTGGGGGCCCACGCACCACACAGCCCGTCGAGTCCAGCTTGCGGTCCGAGATGCAGCGGAAGTTCTTGCTGCAGCCCCCGTTGTCCCGGGAGCAGTCACGGACAGGGCCAAAGGAGTCAAGGAGGACCTCCAGGCTGTCGAAGGAGGAGGAGGTCATCAGCTCTTCCCTgtcaggaggagaaggaggagatgTGTCACTGCTCCAGTGAGATGCTGTGAATGCATGCACAACCGTGGCTGCTGCGTGGGTTTTTCCAGAGCTCAGGTTTCCCTCGCGCTGACAGTGAACTGGATGGCAGCCAAGCTTTTAGAGGGATGCAGGAGCTACTGAGTCAATGGGAGATACCTCCAAAGGCTCAGCTTTGCAGGTACCAAAGAGGGCCAGGTTAATGGGTATACACATCACCTGCAAAACATGGGATAAATGAGGATCTCAGCTCCATTTGCTGAAAAGCCTCCTAAACTCTCACCCTGCCATTGCACCTACCTGACCTCCACTGCATCCTCCATCACTGTCATGTCAGTCTTACATTTGGCTGAGGGGTTGATGGCCAGCTCGGCTGGTGGGATGACAAAGCTCTTGCTCAGGGGCAGCCACATGCCTTCCCCCAGGGTGTAGGTGAACctgccagggagagcagcaaaggctggaaagaagggaaatgctGAGCCTGGAGGGCTGTCTCTGCCCAAAACCAAGCCCTTGAACCTCCCCCCTGCCTTGCAGGGATGCCAGCCTGAACAAAGGTGGATGAGCAGGGTAAAATGATGTGGCTCCTCTAAATGGACCCAAATGGCACCCAAAAATCACTTGTAACTTaggcaataaataaaaaagaagggaCTTTCATTTTCCATAGAAATCCTCCTTCAGAGCCTAAATCTTGCTCTCACAGTGAGAAGAGAGGAGGAACTGACTGCTGGGCATGCAGCATCCCACATGACAGCTGTAGGAGGACCTCCCCAGCCATGCTCACATGTCCCCAGGAGGTGGCACAGGAcagctgtgctcagccctgccagctgggcTACCTGCACGCCTGCACACCCTGAGGCATATTTTAAGCCCCAAAATGTGCTGACCAGGTTGCACTTGCTGCTTACCGAAAAATCTTGTCAGATGGCTGCTCACCCAGCACCAAGTCAAAGCCACGCTGGAAAATGGTGTATGGCCAAGGcctaggaaagaaaaacccaggAGCATCACACTGCCATCATGTCCCcactgctgctcacagctcAAAACACTTCCCCAACACATGCAGAGGGATAAGATAACGAAAACCAAGGCAGGACAATGGGATAAAATAGCCCCAGATTCAAGATTATAATCTTGGGATCCCTACCACATCAGATCCTCACCCCAGCCCCAACCTGCCAATGGGCCAGCAGTGTATTGCATCCATTACTTTGGAGTGCAGTGCATTCCAGACATCCTCACATCCCTGTGTGCTTGGGTACTGCCTGCCTGGTCTTGTTTTAGGGGTTTGCATCACAGCTATTGAATGGTAAAAAGAAACCCAACTGCAGTTGAACTCTCATTCTGTGAGGCTTTTGCAAAGGGAGCATGTCAGATTCAGGATCATAGTTTCACCACCTGCCTTATTCCCCCTGAGTTTCAATGTTCCGGGAGGGGAGCTAAGGAAGCCTAGAAAAGAGGGATGGAAGACAAGCTGGAAACTTGGAGTCAAGCAGGAGGCTGGAGAGCTGTTGGCCccatctcctccatccctgtTGACGCAGATAGCAGGGGGTGATGAGTGATGAGCTACCAAGATTTGGTGGCTGGTGCCCTTCAGTGGGACACCCATGGCCATGACACCTCTGGAACATGCACCCCCAGCATCACAGACCCACTTCCAGAGCACCACTTGCAGAGCAAGGCTGACAAGAGACCCAAGTGTGATGGGCTTTGAATCAGGCAACATGAACCCTATTCCCAAACCCTAAAACTCCAAATAGCTTTTGCaagagctcagggctggggagagagagagactttcCATCCCATCACTGCTGTTAAAATTCAGGGTGAGAGTATCAGGTGCCGCCGACAAACCTGGGGATTTTCTCCAGAGGCAATTACAGCTCTCTTGCACAAGCACTTTAATTTCTAATCTGAAGTTACTTCAGCAAGGACAAAactaataataacaaaaaatccTGATTGCAGGATTACAGCGCGCCGTCTCGTTTCCTCGCTGGGATACAATGCCGGTTTCCCGGTCGGTCGGCTGGGAGCGAGGGATTACATTCAGCCTGCAGATCCGATTGCCCTGAATGAGGTCAGCCTCGTCCAGAAAGAGATGTGCTCCTTGTGTCTCACCAACACCTTGAATGCCTCACGCCTCCGCCTTCCAGCGCTCCTGCAGATGGGTTTTATTCTTGTTTCTGAGGAGCACATTGGGCTGGGAACAAAAGCCAAGGCGAGGTATTGTTCTGCACCAACTCCCGTGGAAAAGGGGATGggaagagctgctctgggcttgcagcagagctcagtgctggggcaggggctgcagggacacggTGGCTGCCAGACCTCTGCCAGGCAGCACATCTGGCAGCCCATGGATGTCAATGCATCCAGGACACGCAGCCAGTGTGTGTGGACCCACCTGGGAGACTGAAATCAGCACCTGGGCCATGTTGTGTGCACCCAGGTTGCAATTTCCAGCTGTGGCTAAAATTCTTGTGATCACAGAACCACGGAATCGTAGaatgtttgggttggaatggaccttaaagatcatctcatttcaaacttgctgccatgggcagagacaacTTCCACTACATCAGGTTCCTCGAAACCTCagccaacctggccttgaacacttccaaggatggggcatctgtggcttctctgagcagcctgtgccaggacctcaccaccttcagagggaagaattttttcctcatatctaaTCAAACCTGCCCTTTGTCAGTTTGAAcctgttcccccttgtcctatccaTACCTATCCTTGTAAAATGCAACGATGGCTTTGAGACAGGGAAGAGGTTTCTGTGCTCCAGGAAGGGACTGTGTGGCATTTCCATAGCCTGTCCCACCTTGCCTTTATTTAGGGTCAAAAAAGCCCCACTAACAGTAACATTCAGTCTACATGGCAGGGGAGAGCCAGTGTTTCCAGGCACCATTGGGCCTGGGAGGACATGATATCCACTGAGGGTAAGCCCTGAGAGATCCTCCACACAAGAACTCCAGCTCAAGGAGAGACACTTATCCATCCTCATCTCTGAGGAAGCTCTCCAGGAGCTCAGCACTGACATTTCCACCCACACACTCTTGTTGACTTGCACCTTCTGTTGCAGAGGATGGGGCGACATCTGCTCTCCCAGACACACCTCACCCCCTCCACTGCTGCCTTTTGGCCCCTGTGCCTCTGCCACTGTTTCACCTCCTCCTTCCTCGCCCATGCACAATGAATGCTTCCCCATGTGCCTGTCtccctttctgctttctgtgatCACTTGCTTGGTTCTTGTTGTTCTTGGTGGGTATTTGGTTGTGTGGCCTTCAGAGCTCACAGAGAAAAGTGGGGCTGATCAGCAGCCCTGCAGTTGATCAGGTTGGATTAAATGGGCCAGAAATAACAGCCCTTGGCTCCCTACAAGCATTGGCATTCAGGCAGGCATCTGAAACAACAGGGCAGCTGAGAACCAGCAAACTCCCCACACTCACTCAGCAAGTTCCCATGGACAAAGCGCTGTCAGTGCATCCCCAGGACAATTTTCAGGCCTCTTGGCTTTTTCCAGATGGACCCTCAGCTATGCTTTGCTCCACATCTGGGCTTGAGTGGAAGTGCAAGAAACACTGACTAAGCTCTCTGAACAtggtgctgctggtgatgctTCAAACCACCTCAAGAGGCCCCCAGCCACACTGAAATTGCAGCCCCGAGGGGATGAGGCCAGACTGACTTCCAGTGTCAAGAGCTGTACTCTGCAAAGTTCCTCCAGAGAAGACGGGTGGGATAAGGAATCAAACCCCAATGCTGGCAGGATGTAACCAC of the Pithys albifrons albifrons isolate INPA30051 chromosome 10, PitAlb_v1, whole genome shotgun sequence genome contains:
- the ASTN1 gene encoding astrotactin-1 yields the protein MALAGLCSLLAGCCLAAGSGPAEAAAEAAAKELECKLKSITVSALPFLRENDLSIMHGPSAAEPKLLFSVRNDFPGEMVVVDDLENTELPYFVLEISGNTDDIPLVRWRQQWLENGTLLFHIHHQDGAPNLPGFDPTEEPQTESAEEELRILHISVMGGMIALLLSILCLVMILYTRRRWCKRRRVPQPQKSASAEAANEIHYIPSVLIGGHGRESLRNARVQGHNSSGTLSIRETPILDGYEYDITDLRHHLQRECMNGGEDFASQVTRTLDSLQGCNEKASMDLTPGSDNAKLSLMNKYKDNIIATSPVDSNHQQATLLSHTSSSQRKRINNKARAGSAFLNPEGDSGTEADTDPQLTFYTDPSRSRRRSRVGSPRSPVNKTTLTLISVTSCVISLVCSSHMNCPLVVKITLHVPEHLIADGSRFILLEGSQLDASDWLNPAQVVLFSQQNSSGPWALDLCARRLLDPCEHQCDPETGECLCYEGYMKDPVHKHLCIRNEWGTNQGPWPYTIFQRGFDLVLGEQPSDKIFRFTYTLGEGMWLPLSKSFVIPPAELAINPSAKCKTDMTVMEDAVEVREELMTSSSFDSLEVLLDSFGPVRDCSRDNGGCSKNFRCISDRKLDSTGCVCPTGLSPMKDGTGCYDRHVGVDCSDGFNGGCEQLCLQQMVPLPEDPLLYNILMFCGCIEDYKLGTDGRSCQLISESCPEGGDCGEPRELPMNQTLFGEIFYGYNNHSKEVAPGQVLKGTFRQNNFARGLEQQLPDGLVVATVPLENQCQEELSDPTPDPEFLTGMVNFSEVSGYPLLQHWKVQSVMYHVRLNQMTISQSFSNALHSLDGATSRGDFVALLDQFGNHYIQEAVYGFEESCSIWYPNKQVQRQLWLEYEDISKGNSPSDESEEHERDPKVLTFPEYIASLSESGTKRMAAGVRMECQSRGRCPSSCPLCHVASSPDVPAEPVLLEVTKAAPLYELVTNNQTQRLLQEATMSMLWCSGSGDVIEDWCRCDSSAFGADGLPTCAPLPHPILHLSTIHEPSSTLVVLEWGHSEPPIGVQIVDYLLRQEKVTDRMDHSKVETETVLSFVDDIISGAKSPCAMPAQVPDKLSSTISLIIRCLEPDTTYMFTLWGVDNTGRRSRSSDVTVKTPCPVVDDVKAQEIADKIYNLFNGYTSGKEQQTAYNTLLDLGSPSLHRVLYHYNQHYESFGEFTWRCEDELGPRKAGLILSQLGDLSSWCNGLLQEPKISLQRSSLKYLSCRYSEIKPYGLDWSELSRDLKKTCEEQTLSVLYNDYGDKDY